The Catellatospora citrea DNA segment ACCACCGCCCTCACCTGACCCCCACCCCATCCACCCCCTCGCCGCCCGACCCGCCCACCGCCCACCGCGGGCCGCGGGCCGCGGGCCGCGGGCCGCGGGCCAAGATCGTCCGACTTGCCTGGCACCTGTGCGTATCTTGAAGCGCCATTCGCCCAGGTGCCTGGCAAGTCGAGTGACCTTGAGCGGGGCGCGGGGAGGGTGGGCGGTCGGGCGTCGTCCACAAGTGTCCACAGGCGATCCACATGGTTATCCACAGGGGCGCGGCCGGTTATCCACAGGGTCGTGCACAGGGATCGTGGATCTGGGGCAGGCTGTGCGGCGTGTTACGTGTCGATCGACCCAGGCGACTGGCCTGGCAGGTGTTCCGTGGGTCCGACGCCCTGCGGGCAGGGCTGCTGACAGCCGAGCAACTGCGCGGCGACAACTGGACGAGCCTCGGCTACAACGTCTTCGCCGACAGCCGCCTCGACCGCGACCATGAGCTGAGCTGCCGTGCGTTCGCGCTGGACCTGCCGTCTCGCGCCTACTTCGCCGGGCCGTCCGCCGCGTGGCTGCACGGCGTCGAGCATGCCGCCGCCTTCGGCGACCCCGTACACCTGGTGGTGCCTGCGGGCACCCGACTCAACCAGCGCAAACATGCGACGGTCCACCGCATGCTGCTCGGGGACGACGAGGTCGAGGTCCGCCACGGGCACCCCGTCACCCGGCCGTTGCGTACCTGCTGGGATCTCGTGCTCTGGCTGGAACTCGTGCCCGCGGTCACGATCATCGACGCGTTGCTGCACGCCAAGCTCGTGACCGCGGCCGAGCTGGGCGAGCTGGCCCACAGCCGGTTCGGCCGGCATGGCGCAGCCCGGGCGGCCAAGGCCTTCGCGCTCGCCGACGGCCGGGCCGAGTCACCCCAGGAGTCCCGCCTCCGGCTGGGCCTGGTCCGGGCCGGACTGCCCCGACCCGAGTTGCAGCACCCGGTCGCGGTGGGCAGCCGCGTGCTGCACCCCGATCTGGCCTGGCCGGAATTCAAGGTCGCGATCGAGTACGACGGTGAATGGCACGACGCCCCCGATCAGTTCCACCTCGACCGCCGACGGCTCAACCTGCTCGTCAACGACGGCTGGATCGTCCTGCACGTGACCAGCCGTCGCATGCGCACCGACTTCGCCGGCATCGTCCGCGAGGCCAAAACCGCCCTCCGCTCCCGCGGTTGGCGCCCCTAGATCGCTCGACTTGCCAGGCACCTGTGCGAAAGGCGCATCAAGATACGCACAGGTGCCAGGCAAGTCCGACGATCAACCCTAGCGGCGGCCGATGGTGAGGGTGGGTTTGGAGGTTTCGGCGAAGAAGTCGTTGCCCTTGTCGTCGACGACGATGAAGGCGGGGAAGTCCTCGACCTCGATCTTCCAGACGGCTTCCATGCCGAGCTCCGCGTACTCCAGGACCTCGACCTTCTTGATGCAGTCCTGGGCGAGCCGGGCGGCGGGGCCGCCGATGGAGCCGAGGTAGAAGCCGCCGTACGCCTGGCAGGCCTTGGTGACCTGGCCGCTGCGGTTGCCCTTGGCCAGCATCACGTAGGAGCCGCCCGCGGCCTGGAACTTCTCCACGTACGCGTCCATGCGGCCGGCCGTGGTCGGGCCGAAGGAGCCGGACGCGTACCCCTCGGGGGTCTTCGCCGGTCCGGCGTAGTAGACGGCGTGGTCGCGCAGGTACTGCGGCATGGGCTCACCGGCGTCGAGGCGCTCGGCGATCTTCGCGTGGGCGATGTCGCGGGCGACGACGAGCGGCCCGGACAGCGACAGCCGCGTCTTCACCGGGTGCTGCGCGAGCTCGGCGCGGATCTCCGCCATCGGCCGGTTGAGGTCGATCTTGACGACCTCGTCGGAGACGTCCTCGGCGGTGACCTCGGGCAGGTAGCGGGCCGGGTCGGTCTCCAGCCGCTCCAGCCATACGCCGGAAGGGGTGATCTTGGCGAGGGCCTGGCGGTCCGCGGAGCAGGAGACCGCGATGGCGACCGGGCACGACGCGCCGTGCCGGGGCAGCCGGATGACGCGCACGTCGTGGCAGAAGTAGCGGCCGCCGAACTGCGCGCCGATGCCGAAGTTGCGGGTCAGCTCCAGCACCTCGGCCTCCAGCTCGACGTCCCGGAACCCGTGCGCCAGCATCGACCCCTGCGCGGGCAGGTTGTCCAGGTACTTCGCCGAGGCCAGCTTCGCGGTCTTGAGCGCATGCTCGGCCGACGTGCCGCCGATGACGATCGCCAGGTGGTACGGCGGGCAGGCGCTGGTGCCGATCAGGCGCAGCTTCTCGTCCAGGAAACGCATGAACGAGGTGGGGTTGAGCAGCGCCTTCGTCTCCTGGTAGAGGTACGACTTGTTGGCGCTGCCGCCGCCCTTGGCCATGAACAGGAACTTGTACGCGTCCGGGTGCCCGTCCGGGTCCTCGGCGTAGAGCTCGATCTGGGCGGGCAGGTTGGTGCCGGTGTTGCGCTCGTCCCACGTGGTCAGCGGCGCGAGCTGCGAGTAGCGCAGGTTGAGGCTGGTGTACGCCTCGTACACGCCGCGGGCGATGTTGGCCTCGTCGTCGCCGTCGGTCAGCACGTGCCGGCCGCGCTTGCCCATCACGATCGCGGTGCCGGTGTCCTGGCACATCGGCAGCACGCCGCCGGCCGCGATGTTCGCGTTGTGCAGCAGGTCCTTGGCGACGAAGCGGTCGTTCGGCGAGGACAGCGGGTCGTCGATGATCGACGTGAGCTGGGCCAGGTGCGCCGGGCGCAGGTAGTGCGCGATGTCGTGCATCGCCTCGGCCGTCAGCTGGGTGAAGATCTCCGGCTCGATGGTGAGGAACTTGCGCCCACCCGGCCCGCTGACGACGTCGACGCCCTCATCGGTGACGAGGCGGTAGTCGGTGGTGTCCGCGCCCAGGGGCAGCAGCGAGGAGTAGGCGAAGTCAGTCACGCGAAAAAGGGTACTCATGTGCCATCGCGCCGCAGAATTCGCGCCCTGGCTAATCGAACGGGAGGTAACCGAGATCACGCCGCTGGCCCAGCAGCAGGCCCTTGTCGTCGGCCGCGAGCACCTCGGCGTCGGACTTGACCTCCTTGCGGACCTTGCCGTCCTCCGGGTTCAGCGCGATCACCCGGTTCGGGCCGCGGTCGGACACCACCACCACCGTGCCCCGCAGCGCCGCCGACGCCTCCGGGCTGATCTTGCGGTGCCACAGCGCCTTCGGCTTGGCCGGGTTCCTCCCGTCGGGCACCACCGCGCTCAGCCTGCGGCCGTCCGCGGAGCGCACCAGCGCCAGCCCGCCGGTGACCCCGAGGATGTGCTCGCCCGCCGCGCACAGCAGCACCTGCTCGCCGAAGCCGGCCTCGATGAGCTGCTCCCGGCCGTCGATCGTCAATCCGACAAGCACGCTGTCGGTGCCCGCGGGCAGGCGGCGCTGATCGCAGCCGCCGCCGTCGAAGGTGCGCAGGTGCTGCCCGGCCGGCAGGTGCCACACCCGCTGCCGGCTCACCGCGTCGAGGGCGGTGACGGCGACGTCGCAGCCGCCGTCGCGCGGGGTCGCGGTGCTGCGCACGATCCGGCCGCCCGCCACGGTGATCCGGTCCCGGCGGCCCGGTTCCAGCGCGGGGTCCAGGCGCGCCTCCGACCGGCGCGGGTCGACGACGTACACCTTGCCGTCTATCGGGAAGGCCAGCAGCTCGGGGCGGGTGCCGGGCTCGTGGCGGTCCGCGATCCGGTCCGACTCGATCGGCCTGGTGCCCAGCAGCTCCGGATTGTCGGCGAAGAGCACGAACCCCATCCCGGGCAGGCCGGTGGACCAGATCTTGTTGCCGGTCGCGGGCGCGCGGCCCGAGACCTCGCAATCCTTGGGCGTACGGCAGGCGACGTCCACGATCTCGTCGCGGTACGTCCAGACGGCGGAGGCCTCCCCGTCC contains these protein-coding regions:
- a CDS encoding endonuclease domain-containing protein produces the protein MLRVDRPRRLAWQVFRGSDALRAGLLTAEQLRGDNWTSLGYNVFADSRLDRDHELSCRAFALDLPSRAYFAGPSAAWLHGVEHAAAFGDPVHLVVPAGTRLNQRKHATVHRMLLGDDEVEVRHGHPVTRPLRTCWDLVLWLELVPAVTIIDALLHAKLVTAAELGELAHSRFGRHGAARAAKAFALADGRAESPQESRLRLGLVRAGLPRPELQHPVAVGSRVLHPDLAWPEFKVAIEYDGEWHDAPDQFHLDRRRLNLLVNDGWIVLHVTSRRMRTDFAGIVREAKTALRSRGWRP
- a CDS encoding fumarate hydratase, translated to MSTLFRVTDFAYSSLLPLGADTTDYRLVTDEGVDVVSGPGGRKFLTIEPEIFTQLTAEAMHDIAHYLRPAHLAQLTSIIDDPLSSPNDRFVAKDLLHNANIAAGGVLPMCQDTGTAIVMGKRGRHVLTDGDDEANIARGVYEAYTSLNLRYSQLAPLTTWDERNTGTNLPAQIELYAEDPDGHPDAYKFLFMAKGGGSANKSYLYQETKALLNPTSFMRFLDEKLRLIGTSACPPYHLAIVIGGTSAEHALKTAKLASAKYLDNLPAQGSMLAHGFRDVELEAEVLELTRNFGIGAQFGGRYFCHDVRVIRLPRHGASCPVAIAVSCSADRQALAKITPSGVWLERLETDPARYLPEVTAEDVSDEVVKIDLNRPMAEIRAELAQHPVKTRLSLSGPLVVARDIAHAKIAERLDAGEPMPQYLRDHAVYYAGPAKTPEGYASGSFGPTTAGRMDAYVEKFQAAGGSYVMLAKGNRSGQVTKACQAYGGFYLGSIGGPAARLAQDCIKKVEVLEYAELGMEAVWKIEVEDFPAFIVVDDKGNDFFAETSKPTLTIGRR
- a CDS encoding outer membrane protein assembly factor BamB family protein produces the protein MAQGRAGAGWLVAVAVALTVLVSTGVWNPFPDLWTWINTSGPVADPMPRWQERLGGTPQTLTLTDDFVVVEHRDSVEALNRFTGRRNFSTEADWSAVAGPADKPVIVAGKLLVKGYQVLDPRSGTVVWRDGEASAVWTYRDEIVDVACRTPKDCEVSGRAPATGNKIWSTGLPGMGFVLFADNPELLGTRPIESDRIADRHEPGTRPELLAFPIDGKVYVVDPRRSEARLDPALEPGRRDRITVAGGRIVRSTATPRDGGCDVAVTALDAVSRQRVWHLPAGQHLRTFDGGGCDQRRLPAGTDSVLVGLTIDGREQLIEAGFGEQVLLCAAGEHILGVTGGLALVRSADGRRLSAVVPDGRNPAKPKALWHRKISPEASAALRGTVVVVSDRGPNRVIALNPEDGKVRKEVKSDAEVLAADDKGLLLGQRRDLGYLPFD